Proteins encoded in a region of the Paenibacillus sp. E222 genome:
- a CDS encoding ABC transporter substrate-binding protein: protein MKTRKIALLMVTLLLAFSTVLAGCGGSNTNDTSGNAASGGESGDKDTVKLKVYLIGGPQRDLPMVQEEMNKYLMEKINTTVDITMIDWGDYSKRMPVITASGENYDIAFTSSWAYDYLPNATRGAFLPINDLLDKYGQGIKEQLDPRFLTGSQIDGQNYAVPVNKELASQWVWRFNKQYVDKYNMDISKIRTLEDLEPYLQQIKDNEPADITPLAVPKGFKPYLAFDFLLGDEFPVGINMNGDTGKYVNVLESEELKSSLKTIRKYYQAGYLRKDVATLEGIDNIKTGKWFVDREQTQPYAELGWSRSAGYDIVTTPMQDPVIFTGSATGAMHAISANSKNPERAMMFLNLLNTDPYLRNLINYGIEGTHYNKISDNVIEDLPAMKDGFQMPGFALGNLFLTYMHKEDPADKWEAFKEFNNSAKVAPSFGFNFNPDPVKTEVASISAIVKEFYPSIMTGAVDPDEHLPKAIEKLKAAGLDKVIAEAQKQYDEWKAANQK from the coding sequence ATGAAGACAAGAAAAATCGCTCTGCTCATGGTTACTTTACTGCTTGCTTTTTCTACTGTTCTAGCAGGCTGCGGTGGCAGTAATACCAATGATACAAGCGGGAATGCGGCATCCGGGGGAGAATCCGGCGATAAGGACACAGTGAAGCTCAAGGTATATCTGATTGGTGGTCCACAGCGCGATCTGCCAATGGTACAGGAAGAAATGAACAAATACTTAATGGAGAAAATAAATACAACCGTCGACATCACGATGATTGACTGGGGTGATTATTCCAAACGTATGCCAGTCATTACCGCTTCGGGCGAAAATTATGATATCGCTTTCACCTCTTCCTGGGCTTATGACTATCTGCCAAATGCCACCAGAGGAGCATTCCTGCCAATCAATGATTTGTTGGATAAGTATGGTCAGGGCATTAAAGAGCAGCTTGATCCACGATTCCTCACAGGATCGCAGATCGATGGCCAAAACTATGCTGTGCCAGTGAACAAAGAGTTGGCTTCGCAATGGGTATGGCGCTTCAACAAGCAGTACGTTGATAAATACAACATGGACATCAGCAAGATTCGTACATTAGAAGATCTGGAGCCTTACCTGCAGCAAATCAAGGACAATGAACCAGCCGACATTACTCCGCTGGCTGTTCCGAAGGGCTTTAAGCCTTATCTGGCGTTCGACTTCCTGCTCGGTGACGAATTCCCGGTTGGTATCAACATGAATGGTGACACTGGTAAATACGTTAATGTGCTGGAATCCGAAGAGCTGAAAAGCTCGTTGAAAACCATCCGTAAATACTATCAGGCTGGTTATCTGCGCAAGGATGTAGCAACGTTGGAAGGCATCGACAACATCAAAACAGGCAAATGGTTTGTTGACCGTGAACAGACGCAGCCGTACGCCGAACTGGGATGGTCCAGAAGTGCGGGCTATGATATCGTGACTACACCGATGCAGGATCCGGTTATTTTCACTGGCTCGGCAACAGGCGCTATGCATGCAATCTCGGCGAACTCCAAGAACCCGGAACGGGCTATGATGTTCCTGAACTTGCTGAATACCGATCCATATCTGCGTAACCTGATCAACTACGGCATTGAAGGAACACATTACAATAAGATTTCAGATAATGTCATTGAGGATCTGCCAGCGATGAAGGACGGATTCCAGATGCCTGGTTTTGCCCTGGGTAACTTGTTCCTGACTTACATGCACAAGGAAGATCCAGCTGATAAGTGGGAAGCGTTCAAGGAATTCAATAATTCCGCGAAAGTTGCTCCAAGCTTTGGCTTCAACTTCAATCCTGATCCGGTGAAGACGGAAGTGGCTTCCATCTCCGCCATCGTGAAAGAATTCTACCCATCCATCATGACGGGAGCTGTTGACCCGGATGAGCATCTGCCGAAAGCGATCGAGAAGTTGAAAGCGGCAGGTCTGGATAAAGTGATTGCAGAAGCACAAAAGCAGTACGACGAATGGAAAGCTGCAAATCAAAAATAA
- a CDS encoding discoidin domain-containing protein: MKKLGASLLFVILVCAVLSSAALAKQPYSSYWLPEQLLHWNPASDPDAAFNRSTIPLQSRFTGEAVNPNATKDPKVMALSALNQGTSGVPSQGSDTFSANTFSYWQYVDKLVYWGGSAGEGIIVPPSADTIDAAHRNGVPIMGTVFFPPSVYGGKYEWVKQMLQQNSDGSFPAADKLIEVAEYYGFDGWFINQETEGGTATDAQLMKTFLRYLQDHKPAGMEIIWYDSMTKEGNISWQNALTDRNAMFLQDNGNKVSDSMFLNFWWNDLGSSAAKAKSLGRSPFELFAGIDVEAKGYDTSLKWNLLFPEGKPAVTSLGIYRPDWSYNSADSMTDFFARENKFWVGQNGNPANTATSQAWKGIANNVVESSPVDQLPFTTNFNTGSGKKFYVHGQQVRDSGWNNRSLQDVLPTWRWLTESKGNALTPSLDWSDAYYGGSSLKVSGTLSSANATHLKLYQTDLKIEPATKLSITYKTQNKPSMKVGLAFADRPDQFVFLDVKDKKASGWTTDILNLTPYKGKRIVALSLYFDSKEIISDYDIHIGQISIQKNANPVKPLEAVQALNVIQSDFRGGIYGDARLKWNALDNDKEVQQYEIYRVLPDGKETWVGATTNNVFYVPEMKRINAEQATVLKVVAVNAKYERGQAASVTIQWPAYPKPEAGFKADVTLITPGQQVHFTDLSSEVTEGWSWTFENGSPAVSTEQNPVVTYDKEGTYNVTLTATNSSGQDTVTKQALITVSKGASGIKNVALGKTATADHACGPAEDAGKAIDGKVTGNSKWCALGNQQHWLQVDLGEEHQISGFVIKHAESGGEWSGFNTSDYSIQVSADGVNWSDVVHVQGNTAAETSDAITLVKARYVKVNVLKPTQGGDTAARIYEFEVHGLQP; this comes from the coding sequence ATGAAAAAACTTGGTGCGAGTCTCCTATTTGTAATATTGGTATGCGCTGTTCTTTCCTCAGCGGCCTTGGCGAAGCAACCTTATTCATCCTATTGGCTGCCTGAACAATTGCTTCACTGGAATCCAGCTTCCGACCCGGATGCGGCATTTAACCGGAGCACCATTCCGCTCCAGAGCCGATTCACAGGAGAGGCAGTTAACCCGAACGCAACAAAAGATCCTAAAGTGATGGCCTTGTCTGCGTTGAATCAGGGAACCAGTGGCGTTCCGTCACAGGGCTCGGATACATTCTCTGCAAATACGTTCTCTTACTGGCAGTATGTCGACAAGCTCGTATATTGGGGTGGCTCGGCGGGAGAAGGTATTATTGTGCCACCAAGCGCCGACACGATTGATGCGGCACACCGGAACGGAGTGCCAATCATGGGCACAGTGTTCTTCCCGCCATCCGTATACGGTGGCAAATATGAGTGGGTGAAGCAAATGCTTCAGCAGAACAGCGATGGTTCCTTCCCGGCCGCGGATAAATTAATTGAGGTAGCGGAGTACTACGGTTTTGACGGCTGGTTTATCAATCAGGAGACTGAAGGTGGAACAGCCACTGACGCACAGTTAATGAAGACATTCCTCCGTTATCTTCAGGATCATAAGCCTGCGGGTATGGAGATCATCTGGTATGATTCCATGACGAAGGAAGGCAATATTTCATGGCAAAATGCGCTGACGGACCGGAATGCAATGTTCCTTCAGGATAACGGGAACAAGGTATCAGACAGCATGTTCCTGAATTTCTGGTGGAATGATCTTGGCAGTTCTGCTGCCAAAGCCAAAAGCCTGGGCAGATCACCATTTGAACTGTTCGCAGGTATCGATGTGGAAGCGAAAGGATACGATACCAGTCTGAAATGGAATTTGCTGTTTCCTGAGGGAAAACCGGCTGTGACTTCCCTTGGCATTTATCGGCCGGATTGGTCGTACAACAGCGCGGACAGCATGACCGATTTCTTTGCCCGTGAAAATAAATTCTGGGTAGGGCAGAACGGCAACCCGGCCAATACGGCGACAAGCCAGGCCTGGAAAGGGATTGCGAACAATGTGGTTGAATCATCGCCGGTGGACCAACTGCCATTCACGACCAACTTCAACACGGGCAGTGGTAAGAAATTCTATGTTCATGGCCAGCAGGTACGGGATAGTGGTTGGAATAACCGCAGTTTACAGGATGTGCTTCCGACATGGCGCTGGCTGACAGAAAGTAAGGGTAACGCACTTACGCCGTCCCTCGATTGGTCGGATGCCTACTATGGGGGCAGTTCCCTTAAGGTATCGGGTACGCTAAGTTCGGCAAATGCTACCCATCTGAAGCTGTATCAAACCGATCTGAAGATTGAGCCAGCTACCAAGCTGTCGATCACGTACAAAACGCAGAACAAGCCGAGCATGAAGGTTGGTCTGGCTTTTGCAGACCGTCCTGATCAGTTCGTCTTTTTGGATGTAAAAGACAAAAAGGCATCGGGTTGGACGACGGACATCTTGAATCTGACGCCTTATAAAGGAAAGCGGATTGTGGCATTGTCTTTGTATTTTGACAGCAAGGAAATCATATCGGATTATGACATCCATATTGGTCAGATATCCATTCAGAAGAATGCTAATCCAGTGAAGCCACTTGAAGCAGTTCAAGCATTGAATGTCATCCAATCCGATTTCCGCGGCGGTATATACGGTGATGCAAGGTTGAAATGGAACGCGTTGGACAACGACAAGGAAGTTCAACAATATGAGATTTACCGTGTTCTGCCCGACGGCAAAGAGACTTGGGTGGGTGCGACCACCAATAACGTCTTCTATGTGCCTGAGATGAAGAGAATCAACGCGGAACAGGCAACTGTACTGAAAGTCGTGGCAGTGAATGCAAAATATGAGCGCGGCCAGGCTGCCAGCGTGACCATCCAATGGCCGGCGTATCCTAAGCCGGAAGCAGGATTCAAGGCCGATGTAACCCTGATCACACCGGGTCAGCAGGTGCATTTCACTGATCTCTCTTCCGAGGTGACGGAAGGCTGGTCTTGGACTTTTGAGAATGGCAGTCCGGCTGTCAGCACGGAGCAAAATCCAGTGGTAACGTATGACAAGGAAGGCACGTACAATGTGACGCTTACAGCTACCAACAGTTCGGGGCAGGATACGGTAACGAAGCAAGCTTTGATCACCGTCAGCAAGGGCGCTTCGGGAATCAAAAATGTCGCACTTGGCAAAACGGCCACTGCCGACCATGCCTGCGGACCTGCTGAAGATGCGGGAAAGGCCATTGACGGCAAGGTGACGGGCAACAGCAAGTGGTGCGCACTGGGGAACCAGCAGCATTGGCTGCAAGTGGATCTTGGCGAAGAACATCAGATCAGTGGTTTTGTCATCAAACATGCGGAGAGTGGTGGGGAGTGGTCTGGTTTTAATACGAGCGACTATTCGATCCAGGTCAGCGCTGATGGCGTGAATTGGTCTGATGTAGTTCATGTACAGGGGAATACCGCAGCCGAAACCTCGGATGCAATTACGCTGGTCAAGGCTCGTTATGTGAAGGTGAATGTGCTGAAACCGACGCAGGGCGGCGATACGGCAGCCCGAATCTATGAGTTTGAGGTTCATGGGTTGCAGCCGTAG
- a CDS encoding zinc-binding alcohol dehydrogenase: MKNRKIMFARPLQVETVEEDFILPALGEKDVLVKLIYSLISPGTELAMLSGKEEWAKLPVCPGYASVSEVIEVGQGVHDVQPGDAVFHYGQHAEYQVVSTDHVFIKVPEHLDLKWVPFTRMATVAFTSVRVSNIELGDVVGVTGLGLVGNLAAQLARLQGATVIGVDLSPERIRTAQTCGVDYTLHGGEDKVKEKIHALTNGAGVSTHIEATGVPSVGVQSLEWIGKLGEIIFLGSPRGEYNTDVTDILNYCHLYGRGCITFKGAHEWRFPVEPNEFVKHSLVRNSNIVFELMLKNKLHIEPLISHVMKPDQAQEAYEGLRMNKDQYNGVLFDWS; the protein is encoded by the coding sequence ATGAAGAATAGAAAGATCATGTTTGCTCGTCCGCTGCAAGTGGAAACGGTAGAAGAGGATTTTATTTTGCCAGCTCTAGGGGAGAAGGACGTATTGGTAAAATTGATCTATTCCCTCATCAGTCCGGGAACGGAGTTGGCCATGTTATCGGGAAAAGAAGAGTGGGCCAAGCTCCCCGTATGTCCGGGGTATGCAAGTGTAAGTGAAGTGATCGAGGTGGGACAGGGTGTACACGATGTTCAGCCCGGGGACGCTGTGTTCCATTATGGTCAACATGCTGAATATCAAGTGGTATCCACAGATCATGTGTTCATCAAGGTACCTGAGCACTTGGATTTGAAGTGGGTTCCCTTCACCCGTATGGCAACCGTGGCATTCACCTCCGTTCGTGTATCCAATATTGAACTTGGGGATGTTGTTGGCGTGACGGGGCTTGGATTGGTAGGGAATCTGGCGGCTCAATTGGCACGCCTTCAAGGGGCAACTGTGATTGGCGTGGACCTCTCACCAGAACGAATTCGAACTGCCCAGACATGTGGGGTTGACTATACGCTCCATGGCGGAGAAGATAAAGTAAAAGAAAAGATACATGCCCTAACGAATGGAGCAGGGGTATCCACTCATATTGAGGCGACGGGTGTACCCAGTGTAGGTGTTCAGAGTCTGGAGTGGATCGGGAAGCTGGGAGAGATTATTTTCCTGGGCAGTCCACGAGGCGAATATAACACGGATGTCACCGATATATTGAACTACTGCCACCTGTATGGACGAGGCTGCATTACGTTTAAGGGGGCACATGAATGGCGCTTCCCGGTTGAGCCGAACGAATTCGTGAAGCATTCCCTGGTGAGAAATTCGAACATTGTATTTGAACTGATGTTAAAGAACAAGCTGCATATCGAACCATTGATCAGTCATGTGATGAAGCCGGATCAAGCGCAGGAAGCATACGAGGGCCTGAGAATGAATAAAGACCAGTATAACGGTGTACTGTTTGACTGGTCCTAG
- a CDS encoding sugar phosphate isomerase/epimerase gives MIRGLTRAGLGNIESNEQYITNAAKYGFQSVDLNPLSLIEEVGKEQAIHLLESNQVIIGSSDLTVDWRTTDEQFREGLQSLVQMAEASAALNCYSCCTYILPSTDQPAASFMAAATKRLRLCADILDAYGIRLGLEFVGCHHLRTQWKNPFIWSVEDTLDWIETIHAPNVGLLVDSYHWHTNGLKIEEVLDLKKEQIVHVHINDAYDLPIEELLDHERLYPGEGVIDLQGFLKNLKTIGYNGVVSQEVLAPTPTVDSSELFAKSKAGFDKVFATI, from the coding sequence ATGATTAGAGGGTTAACAAGAGCAGGCTTGGGGAACATCGAGTCCAATGAACAATATATTACGAATGCTGCAAAATACGGATTTCAGTCTGTAGATTTGAATCCGCTCTCATTGATTGAAGAGGTTGGCAAGGAACAGGCTATACACCTGCTGGAAAGCAATCAGGTGATCATCGGTTCATCCGATCTGACCGTAGACTGGAGAACCACAGATGAACAGTTTCGTGAAGGACTTCAATCGCTGGTTCAAATGGCAGAAGCCTCTGCTGCATTGAACTGTTACAGCTGTTGTACCTATATTTTACCTTCCACAGATCAGCCAGCAGCATCATTTATGGCGGCAGCTACCAAACGATTGAGATTGTGTGCAGATATTCTGGACGCTTATGGAATAAGGCTAGGCCTGGAGTTTGTGGGTTGCCATCATCTGCGCACTCAATGGAAGAATCCATTCATTTGGAGTGTGGAGGATACGCTTGACTGGATCGAAACAATTCATGCTCCGAATGTAGGTTTATTGGTGGATTCCTATCATTGGCATACAAATGGATTAAAGATCGAAGAGGTGTTGGATCTTAAGAAGGAACAGATTGTCCATGTTCATATCAATGATGCTTATGATCTGCCCATTGAAGAATTGCTGGATCATGAGCGTTTATACCCTGGCGAGGGAGTAATTGATCTGCAGGGATTCTTGAAGAACCTGAAGACCATTGGATACAATGGCGTTGTATCTCAAGAGGTGCTGGCACCAACGCCAACCGTCGATTCAAGTGAATTGTTTGCCAAGTCCAAGGCAGGCTTCGATAAAGTGTTTGCGACAATATAA
- a CDS encoding AraC family transcriptional regulator: MYEAWMNSISPFVRAARVTESFSLAGEWIDHDHVYTYIEQGEAEFFLSGVKYLVKEGDIVLMHPFMSHIIRSTSTQPLIQYIFHFDLYYEEERSLLKNTSAAHRESPDLADREMMLASIRPISHLQLADRIEWKKRFALMHKEFQEKRGGSSLITKSICLELLHLFFKNQSADQDQEGNMTKGWAFIEKSIRYIHECYADPQLNNVAISRYVGVSTNHLSHLFKSKLGITLHKYVTHIRIEQAQKRIIEGTHNLTRIAEEVGFSSIHLFSRSFKAAVGITPSKYAAMKSRVEWE, from the coding sequence GTGTATGAGGCATGGATGAACAGCATTTCGCCATTCGTAAGAGCGGCAAGAGTGACGGAATCATTTTCTTTGGCAGGGGAATGGATAGACCACGATCATGTGTATACCTACATCGAACAAGGGGAAGCGGAGTTCTTCTTGAGTGGCGTGAAATACCTGGTCAAAGAAGGCGACATTGTGCTGATGCATCCATTCATGTCTCATATCATTCGGTCCACCTCCACGCAGCCATTGATTCAGTATATTTTTCATTTTGATCTGTACTATGAGGAAGAGCGTAGTTTATTGAAGAATACGAGTGCAGCTCATCGTGAAAGTCCCGATCTGGCGGATAGGGAAATGATGCTGGCTTCCATACGCCCAATATCTCATTTGCAGTTAGCCGATCGAATCGAATGGAAAAAGAGATTTGCGCTCATGCATAAGGAGTTTCAGGAAAAGCGGGGAGGATCTTCTTTAATCACGAAATCCATATGTTTGGAGTTGCTACATCTGTTTTTCAAAAATCAATCCGCTGATCAGGACCAAGAGGGGAACATGACCAAGGGATGGGCATTCATTGAAAAGTCGATTCGTTATATTCATGAATGCTACGCCGATCCTCAATTAAATAATGTTGCCATCAGTAGATATGTCGGTGTATCGACGAACCATTTATCGCATTTGTTCAAAAGCAAGCTGGGCATTACCCTTCACAAATATGTGACACATATCCGAATAGAGCAGGCCCAGAAAAGAATTATTGAAGGAACACATAATTTAACCCGGATTGCCGAGGAGGTTGGCTTTTCGAGTATTCATCTGTTCAGTCGGTCTTTCAAGGCTGCTGTAGGTATCACTCCCAGTAAATATGCAGCGATGAAATCGAGGGTAGAGTGGGAGTAG
- a CDS encoding Rrf2 family transcriptional regulator translates to MAYSTALSQGISILLYIHALSEENCSNYLSTKLISEQLNIPVPTTVKVIRNLNNAKLTMAKEGAKGGILLAQPLSEITMLDVFLAVEPGKDLFKVHTDVTLQGQDVDDVKQKIIHHLDGAEIAMQNYLKDIRLTDLFHEERKG, encoded by the coding sequence ATGGCATACTCTACAGCCTTATCACAGGGAATCTCGATTCTGCTCTATATTCACGCTCTATCCGAGGAGAACTGTTCGAATTATTTGTCCACCAAGTTGATATCGGAGCAGCTAAATATTCCGGTTCCTACGACAGTAAAAGTCATTCGCAACCTGAATAACGCCAAACTGACGATGGCTAAAGAAGGTGCCAAGGGCGGCATCTTGCTTGCTCAGCCGTTATCGGAAATCACGATGCTGGATGTATTCCTGGCGGTTGAACCCGGCAAAGACTTGTTTAAAGTTCATACCGATGTAACACTCCAGGGACAAGATGTGGACGACGTGAAACAAAAGATTATTCACCATCTTGATGGCGCGGAGATCGCCATGCAGAATTATTTAAAAGACATACGGTTAACCGATCTGTTTCATGAAGAAAGAAAGGGTTAA
- a CDS encoding aldo/keto reductase, which yields MNLHTKVIEARNGVPIPQLGFGVYKITKEAEFTTATREAIQVGYRHFDTARIYGNEKALGAEIRHSPIPREQFFITSKVWNTDHGYEATQKAFQKTINKLGVDYLDMYLIHFASPKYIETWKAMEELYEEGKIRVIGVANFEIQHLEELRKHAKILPMINQIETHPEFPQNELRAYMNQHQILHEAWGPLGQGNKVLLQHPVLKGIADHHHKTVAQVILRWHLERGVILIPKSSNPKRIRENSEIFDFKLSAEEMEKINSLNSGKRYSIHPTGYIVNPIFNVLMKLFVR from the coding sequence ATGAATTTGCATACTAAAGTGATTGAAGCCAGAAACGGGGTTCCCATTCCTCAACTGGGTTTTGGGGTTTACAAAATAACGAAAGAAGCAGAATTTACAACAGCGACTCGCGAGGCCATTCAGGTCGGGTACCGACATTTTGATACTGCCCGGATCTATGGGAATGAGAAAGCGCTGGGAGCAGAAATCCGGCATAGTCCAATTCCGCGCGAGCAATTCTTCATCACGTCGAAAGTCTGGAATACGGATCATGGCTATGAAGCGACCCAGAAAGCTTTCCAGAAAACGATAAACAAGCTGGGTGTCGATTACCTCGATATGTATTTAATCCATTTTGCTTCGCCCAAGTATATCGAAACGTGGAAAGCCATGGAGGAATTATATGAGGAGGGCAAGATCAGAGTCATCGGGGTCGCGAACTTTGAGATTCAGCATCTGGAAGAATTAAGGAAGCATGCGAAAATCTTGCCGATGATCAACCAGATCGAGACGCACCCGGAATTTCCGCAGAACGAACTGCGTGCCTATATGAATCAACATCAGATTTTGCATGAGGCGTGGGGTCCGTTGGGACAGGGGAATAAAGTGTTATTGCAGCATCCGGTATTGAAGGGAATCGCTGATCATCACCATAAGACGGTGGCTCAAGTGATTTTGCGTTGGCACCTGGAACGGGGCGTTATCCTGATTCCCAAATCATCCAATCCAAAGCGGATCAGAGAGAATAGTGAAATCTTTGATTTTAAGCTGTCGGCTGAGGAAATGGAGAAGATCAATAGCCTAAACTCGGGTAAGAGGTATTCGATCCATCCGACAGGTTATATTGTGAATCCGATTTTTAATGTGTTGATGAAACTTTTCGTTAGGTAA
- a CDS encoding dockerin type I domain-containing protein: MNLYTGKDVRVNFTQWSVLALVITLLTSVSFPSSSALAAAVPISLSQPKDIEFYKTADGKTEMLIADSGNDRVIRATAGGVVLSTMVVNHLTAATVEPNGLIYAAESGAAAKVHIFNPDGTVHSPYIDVMSKFSLQPAADDAKQPYIKSMAMIEQNNKNNLIMAYSSYGKNGNDPQSSVWLSTIYLDGSGTSGGSGGYTENSSVIRGDNKSRWYTQSGGVILQDITNIFNNSINYGDLAADSANKLLYVVTDDQIMRTSYEGATYTNRPVLSPWLSSSPEHPIRAGNPIAVGPGGEVYMADTADDRIVVFNPNGTFNRILELAWDINQIPTVSSFSKTIKVGQPVIFSKQDFEYNFADADGEPLSDIRITSLPLSGKLQLNDTDVTQNQVIPVTELAHLKFIAPTVGEKVTFNWQAKDGRDFSEEATVTIMLRIKGDANGDGVITPADALLVNKYIKGLITLTPSQIEALDMNDDGVLDAKDSALIMGVYLGINS, translated from the coding sequence TTGAATCTATATACTGGAAAAGATGTAAGAGTGAATTTTACACAATGGAGTGTACTTGCCCTTGTCATTACATTACTCACAAGCGTGAGTTTTCCATCTTCATCGGCACTGGCTGCTGCGGTTCCTATTTCGCTAAGTCAACCTAAGGACATTGAGTTCTATAAAACGGCTGATGGGAAAACCGAAATGCTAATCGCAGACAGCGGGAACGATCGTGTCATCCGTGCAACAGCGGGAGGTGTGGTTTTATCCACCATGGTGGTCAACCATCTGACGGCTGCCACCGTAGAACCCAATGGTTTAATCTATGCAGCGGAATCAGGAGCAGCGGCCAAGGTACATATTTTTAACCCCGACGGTACAGTGCACTCGCCATACATCGATGTGATGTCCAAATTTTCACTTCAACCTGCTGCAGATGATGCGAAGCAACCGTACATAAAAAGTATGGCTATGATTGAGCAAAATAATAAGAATAATCTGATCATGGCTTATAGCTCATATGGTAAGAATGGAAATGATCCACAGAGCTCTGTTTGGTTATCCACCATTTATTTAGATGGTTCAGGAACGAGCGGAGGCAGTGGAGGTTACACAGAAAATTCTAGTGTGATACGAGGAGACAATAAGTCAAGGTGGTATACCCAATCAGGAGGGGTTATCCTTCAGGATATAACCAATATTTTTAACAATTCAATTAATTACGGAGATTTGGCCGCAGATTCAGCAAACAAGCTATTATACGTTGTGACCGACGATCAAATTATGCGGACAAGCTACGAAGGAGCGACCTATACTAATCGGCCTGTACTGAGCCCGTGGTTAAGTTCAAGCCCAGAACATCCAATTCGTGCAGGGAACCCAATTGCGGTTGGTCCGGGTGGGGAAGTCTATATGGCGGATACAGCGGATGACCGGATTGTTGTATTCAATCCAAACGGAACCTTTAATCGAATTCTGGAACTTGCGTGGGACATTAATCAGATCCCGACCGTGAGCTCGTTCTCAAAAACGATAAAGGTAGGGCAGCCCGTTATCTTTTCAAAGCAGGATTTTGAATATAACTTTGCCGATGCCGATGGGGAACCGTTGTCTGATATTCGTATTACTTCCTTGCCCTTGAGTGGCAAGTTACAGTTGAATGATACAGACGTAACGCAAAATCAAGTGATTCCTGTCACTGAATTGGCTCACCTGAAATTTATAGCTCCAACGGTGGGAGAAAAAGTTACGTTCAATTGGCAGGCGAAGGATGGCCGTGATTTCTCCGAAGAAGCAACGGTAACGATCATGCTGCGAATTAAAGGTGATGCGAATGGAGACGGTGTGATTACACCTGCAGATGCCTTATTGGTGAATAAATATATCAAAGGTTTAATCACGTTAACACCGAGTCAGATTGAAGCTTTGGACATGAATGATGATGGTGTACTGGATGCGAAGGATTCAGCGCTGATTATGGGCGTTTACTTGGGGATCAACTCATAA